A region of Oncorhynchus masou masou isolate Uvic2021 chromosome 29, UVic_Omas_1.1, whole genome shotgun sequence DNA encodes the following proteins:
- the LOC135520514 gene encoding trypsinogen-like protein 3, with product MPVALPTRCTQLHEKCLVSGWGSIVPGQDEPKLILKCETQRVIDDKMCRIAFPLYWIEHTFCAKTIISTDNCLSDQGSTVVCEGELKGLFWSGSSDVGLYTRLRLYLDWINDTMNEHP from the exons ATGCCCGTCGCACTACCAACACGCTGCACTCAGCTCCACGAGAAGTGTCTGGTCAGCGGCTGGGGCTCCATCGTACCGGGACAGG ACGAGCCCAAACTAATCCTGAAGTGTGAAACACAGCGGGTCATTGATGACAAGATGTGCCGGATAGCCTTTCCCCTTTATTGGATTGAACACACATTCTGTGCTAAAACCATCATCTCGACCGACAACTGCCTG tctgACCAGGGCAGTACTGTGGTGTGTGAGGGTGAGCTAAAGGGGTTGTTCTGGTCCGGTTCTTCTGACGTTGGTTTGTACACCCGCCTGCGCCTGTACCTTGACTGGATCAATGACACCATGAATGAACACCCCTGA